One genomic region from Natrinema caseinilyticum encodes:
- a CDS encoding LolA family protein — MDRRQLLATGAAVAFSGCGTTTDIDDDTNGEQPTSDGLLESAIETRRHMHDLTARRTMQVAAPDGSVERVERLARVPPAKQRIEVVESTDPDTPAGSVTVTNRATTWEYNPKTETVDKQYHPNKVDTDGVRLVLEDLRSDHELRYDGQETIHGRDAHVIETRPPTEDVGPTINLVVGETTFVVPLRVTGDPEAVDVSRTIWIDDEHRYPIKERNAVAEDGETLHELLVTYEDLSIDQGIRSGTFTYEPPKGATVVTDGREPEGVFESRTAAEEILPYDLPDPDVADAYVLDRVTVIEQKPKYGGTVATLWYNDPTVIAKELYVAVRQQQRFDPDALEEIEFDGQTAYRRDGRIRSIFWTCDDLSYEVSSLVDDSPLLEIASSIGCS, encoded by the coding sequence ATGGATCGCCGGCAGCTACTAGCAACCGGGGCGGCAGTCGCGTTTTCCGGCTGTGGAACCACCACCGATATCGACGACGACACGAACGGCGAGCAGCCGACGAGCGACGGGCTCTTGGAGTCCGCGATCGAGACGCGCCGGCACATGCACGACCTGACGGCCCGTCGAACCATGCAGGTCGCCGCTCCCGACGGGTCGGTCGAGCGAGTCGAGCGTCTCGCGCGGGTCCCGCCGGCCAAACAGCGCATCGAGGTGGTCGAGTCGACCGATCCCGACACCCCCGCCGGTTCGGTCACCGTGACGAACCGCGCGACGACGTGGGAGTACAACCCGAAGACCGAGACGGTCGACAAACAGTACCACCCGAACAAGGTCGACACCGACGGGGTCCGACTGGTCCTCGAGGACCTCCGGTCGGATCACGAACTCAGGTACGACGGCCAGGAGACGATACACGGGCGCGACGCACACGTTATCGAGACGAGACCGCCGACGGAGGACGTCGGGCCGACGATCAATCTCGTCGTCGGCGAAACGACCTTCGTCGTCCCGTTACGAGTGACCGGCGATCCGGAGGCGGTGGACGTTTCCCGGACGATCTGGATCGACGACGAACACCGGTATCCGATCAAAGAGCGCAACGCGGTCGCAGAAGACGGCGAGACGCTTCACGAACTGCTCGTCACGTACGAGGATCTCTCGATCGATCAGGGAATTCGGTCGGGAACGTTCACGTACGAACCGCCAAAGGGTGCGACGGTCGTCACCGACGGCCGCGAGCCTGAGGGCGTCTTCGAGTCGCGGACCGCCGCCGAGGAAATCCTCCCCTACGACCTGCCCGACCCGGACGTGGCCGACGCGTACGTCCTCGATCGAGTCACGGTGATCGAACAGAAGCCGAAGTACGGCGGGACCGTCGCGACGCTCTGGTACAACGATCCGACCGTGATCGCGAAAGAACTCTACGTGGCCGTCCGACAACAACAGCGGTTCGATCCCGACGCGCTCGAGGAGATCGAATTCGACGGGCAGACGGCCTACCGTCGCGACGGTCGCATCCGGAGCATCTTCTGGACCTGCGACGACCTGAGCTACGAAGTCTCGAGCCTCGTCGACGACTCGCCGCTGCTCGAGATCGCGTCGTCGATCGGCTGTTCGTAA
- a CDS encoding M24 family metallopeptidase: MNVDVDLSSLREYLSETEQDGYLIDDDASDADQRYVSGFSAPDPYQTLVTASGVHVLVSGLEYGRAKSEANADSVSRRADYEYQRLVAEHGTYEGTIRTLAAFCRDHDVSSIAVPRAFPTGTADGLRERGLEVTVEPDGIVTDIRAKKTDPEVEQIRATQRANEAAMARAEELIATADVDDGVLVHDGEPLTSERVTEEIEITLLRHGCGLDETIVACGADGADPHDRGSGPLEADELIVIDIFPRDKETGYFADMTRTFARGDPGEEARRRYEVTRSAYEAALETVRAGVTGAEVHDAACDVIEDAGYATLRSDPNAETGFIHSTGHGVGLDIHEQPSVSPTGGDLEAGHVISIEPGIYDPAVGGVRIEDLVVVTADGYENLTEYRIGLEPMAGGRE; encoded by the coding sequence ATGAACGTGGACGTCGATCTCTCGTCGCTTCGCGAGTATCTCTCGGAAACCGAACAGGACGGGTACCTGATCGACGACGACGCGTCGGACGCGGACCAGCGGTACGTCTCCGGCTTCAGCGCTCCCGATCCCTATCAGACGCTGGTAACCGCTTCGGGGGTCCACGTGCTCGTCTCGGGTCTCGAGTACGGCCGCGCGAAATCGGAGGCGAACGCCGACTCGGTCTCCCGACGTGCGGACTACGAGTACCAGCGACTGGTGGCCGAGCACGGCACGTACGAGGGGACGATCCGCACCCTGGCGGCGTTTTGCCGGGATCACGACGTCTCGTCGATCGCCGTCCCGCGGGCCTTCCCGACGGGAACCGCAGACGGACTCCGGGAGCGCGGCCTCGAGGTGACGGTCGAACCCGACGGGATCGTGACGGACATCCGTGCAAAGAAAACCGACCCGGAAGTCGAACAGATTCGAGCGACCCAGCGGGCCAACGAAGCCGCGATGGCGCGAGCCGAGGAACTGATCGCGACCGCGGACGTCGACGACGGCGTCCTCGTTCACGACGGGGAACCGCTCACCAGCGAGCGCGTCACGGAGGAGATCGAGATCACCCTGTTGCGACACGGCTGCGGGCTCGACGAAACAATCGTCGCCTGCGGCGCCGACGGTGCCGATCCACACGACCGGGGCAGCGGACCGCTCGAGGCAGACGAGTTGATCGTGATCGACATTTTCCCGCGGGACAAGGAGACGGGCTACTTCGCGGACATGACCCGGACGTTCGCCCGCGGCGACCCCGGCGAGGAGGCTCGGCGGCGTTACGAGGTCACGCGCTCGGCCTACGAGGCCGCACTCGAGACCGTCCGGGCCGGCGTCACGGGCGCCGAGGTCCACGACGCCGCCTGCGACGTGATCGAAGACGCGGGCTACGCCACGCTCCGGAGCGATCCGAACGCGGAAACGGGGTTCATCCACAGCACCGGCCACGGCGTCGGCCTCGACATCCACGAGCAACCGAGCGTCTCGCCGACCGGCGGCGACCTCGAGGCCGGTCACGTGATCTCGATCGAACCCGGCATCTACGACCCCGCGGTCGGCGGCGTCCGCATCGAGGACCTCGTGGTCGTCACCGCGGACGGGTACGAGAACCTGACCGAGTATCGCATCGGGCTCGAGCCGATGGCCGGCGGCCGAGAGTGA
- a CDS encoding cupredoxin domain-containing protein: MTRDRGVSRRRMLELTGATASVAFIAGCSSGGNGGNGGNGGNGGGDGGVEIDPDTAIEFDGQTSGWVGIAPDSIADTENPTLILQEGETYEIGWTTGDTARHNIAIYDENDEVVDDLVTEKVTDPGDDQWLEFEAKSEMVTYICEVHPTTMVADIQVE, encoded by the coding sequence ATGACACGAGATAGAGGGGTGTCCCGACGTCGGATGCTCGAGCTGACGGGTGCCACAGCGTCGGTCGCGTTCATCGCCGGCTGCAGTAGCGGCGGTAACGGCGGTAACGGTGGTAACGGCGGTAACGGCGGCGGAGACGGCGGCGTGGAGATCGATCCAGACACGGCGATCGAGTTCGACGGACAGACGTCCGGCTGGGTCGGCATCGCACCCGACTCGATCGCGGACACGGAGAACCCGACGCTCATCCTCCAGGAGGGCGAAACCTACGAGATCGGCTGGACGACCGGCGACACCGCCCGGCACAACATCGCGATCTACGACGAAAACGACGAGGTCGTCGACGACCTCGTGACCGAGAAGGTCACCGATCCCGGCGACGATCAGTGGCTCGAGTTCGAGGCCAAAAGCGAGATGGTCACGTACATTTGCGAGGTCCACCCGACGACGATGGTCGCCGACATTCAGGTCGAATAG
- a CDS encoding aldo/keto reductase, translating to MEYTTLGNTGTTVSKLCFGTWRFGKESDGTVETDREEAHELLDAAWDAGINFIDTANVYGDPDGTSERWIGEWLADRDHHREDLVIASKVYFPFDGRGEPGPNDSGLGRKHIRAQIEGTLERLGTDYLDLYYIHRWDEDTPIRETLRTLTELVRDGKVHYLGASSMAAWKLTKALWESDVEGLERFDVTQPMFNAADTDDVADYLEVCADQDVAVCPYSPLAGGFLTGKYERAEDGTVVAPDGSRGTLSDLFEDRYTSETAWDVLEAVESIAAEVDATPAQVSLRWLMERDRFTCVPIVGARTPDQLAENVGAVEVDLGDEQLERIDVARGADGGGYR from the coding sequence ATGGAGTACACGACCCTCGGAAACACGGGAACGACGGTCTCGAAACTCTGCTTCGGCACCTGGCGTTTCGGAAAGGAGAGCGACGGGACCGTCGAAACGGACCGTGAAGAGGCACACGAACTGCTCGACGCGGCGTGGGACGCCGGGATCAACTTCATCGACACGGCGAACGTCTACGGCGATCCGGACGGCACGAGCGAGCGCTGGATCGGCGAGTGGCTCGCGGACCGCGACCACCATCGCGAGGACCTCGTCATCGCCTCGAAAGTCTACTTTCCGTTCGACGGCCGGGGCGAACCGGGGCCGAACGACTCCGGCCTCGGCCGGAAGCACATCCGAGCCCAGATCGAGGGCACCTTAGAGCGCCTCGGTACCGACTACCTCGACCTCTACTACATCCACCGCTGGGACGAGGACACGCCGATTCGGGAGACCCTCCGGACGCTCACGGAACTCGTCCGCGACGGGAAAGTTCACTACCTCGGCGCCTCGAGCATGGCCGCCTGGAAGCTCACGAAAGCGCTGTGGGAAAGCGACGTCGAGGGCCTGGAGCGCTTCGACGTCACCCAGCCGATGTTCAACGCGGCGGATACGGACGACGTCGCGGACTATCTCGAGGTCTGCGCCGACCAGGACGTCGCAGTCTGTCCGTACTCGCCGCTCGCCGGCGGGTTCCTCACCGGAAAGTACGAGCGTGCCGAGGACGGGACCGTCGTCGCACCCGACGGCTCCCGGGGCACCCTCTCCGATCTCTTCGAGGACCGATACACGAGCGAGACCGCCTGGGACGTCCTCGAGGCGGTGGAGTCGATCGCAGCGGAAGTCGACGCCACGCCCGCGCAGGTATCGTTGCGGTGGCTGATGGAGCGGGATCGATTTACCTGCGTGCCGATCGTCGGCGCGCGGACGCCCGATCAACTCGCGGAGAACGTCGGCGCGGTCGAGGTCGACCTCGGTGACGAGCAACTCGAGCGGATCGACGTCGCTCGTGGTGCGGACGGCGGCGGCTACCGCTGA
- a CDS encoding PIN domain-containing protein, protein MILDTSFLIDVLRGEEAVQDAVRSIDEGATAQVSSVTVMELWEGIHLADSSDRERGVVKNLLGDVRELPFDRACAMTAGEINATLRRDGAPIDDADVMIAATALENDVPVVTNNVDHFERVDDLEIRTY, encoded by the coding sequence ATGATTCTCGACACCTCGTTTCTCATCGACGTGCTCCGCGGAGAAGAGGCGGTGCAAGACGCGGTCAGGTCGATCGACGAGGGTGCCACGGCGCAGGTCAGTTCGGTCACCGTGATGGAACTGTGGGAGGGAATCCACCTCGCGGACTCGTCCGACCGTGAACGGGGTGTCGTGAAGAATCTGCTCGGTGACGTTCGGGAACTCCCGTTCGACAGAGCGTGCGCGATGACTGCTGGTGAAATCAACGCGACGCTGCGGCGAGACGGTGCCCCGATCGACGACGCCGACGTGATGATCGCCGCGACCGCACTCGAAAACGACGTCCCAGTCGTAACGAACAACGTCGATCACTTCGAACGAGTCGACGACCTCGAGATACGTACGTACTGA
- a CDS encoding antitoxin VapB family protein: protein MGTKTISLADDAYERLRAEKRENESFSDVVRRLTEGTTLEEYYGTLGEDTADELEGIVSRRRTERTNESRDRVERIADALE from the coding sequence ATGGGGACGAAAACGATCTCACTCGCCGACGACGCGTACGAACGACTCCGGGCCGAAAAGCGCGAGAACGAGAGCTTCAGTGACGTCGTTCGTCGGTTAACGGAGGGCACGACGCTCGAGGAGTACTACGGGACGTTGGGCGAAGACACGGCGGACGAACTGGAAGGGATCGTCTCGCGACGGCGGACCGAGCGGACGAACGAATCGCGGGACCGAGTCGAACGAATCGCGGACGCGCTCGAATGA
- a CDS encoding potassium channel family protein, whose translation MNNWWRRIVLSLVAVLVLVLVYAVVYRAGMAIFEGASTTYYEALQFVIEALTTAGFGGDAADWDSPQMNLMVIVMNLTGVLLVFLALPLIVVPLFREALEDRPPETTDLTDHVVICSYTPRSDVLAEELEAANVPYVFVDDDPELVVRLSREGTDAIYGQLDQEGTLRAANAAEARALVTDVDDETNAMVILTARELSSDLRIVSVAENEDVASYHRYAGADDIVRPRRVLGQSLARKATTTVSAELRDTIEFSEDLAVTELLVQEQSDLVGQTIPESGIRDRMGLTVIGAWFNGEFVPVPGPDHQVDGNTILLVAGRRDDLSELKARTVSTLQHRRDRVVVGGYGAVGRTAVETLADDGVETFVVDYAEMPGVDIVGDVTDEADLEAAGVDESRSIILTLDDDATTIYATLVLKQVAPNVEIIARANEPGNIPKLYRAGAEYVLSLSTVTGRMLASVLIEDEEILTPETQFELVRTTAPQIAGRSLGDVDLRARTGCTVVAAERGDELLTDLGPEFTVLEDDTLIVAGSDEAINRFVALATE comes from the coding sequence ATGAACAACTGGTGGCGGCGAATCGTCCTCTCGCTGGTCGCCGTCCTGGTGCTCGTCCTCGTCTACGCCGTCGTCTATCGGGCCGGAATGGCAATTTTCGAGGGTGCTAGTACGACCTACTACGAGGCGCTTCAGTTCGTAATCGAGGCGCTGACGACGGCCGGATTCGGCGGCGACGCCGCCGATTGGGACAGTCCGCAGATGAACCTGATGGTGATCGTGATGAACCTCACGGGCGTCTTGCTCGTTTTCCTCGCGTTGCCGCTGATCGTCGTCCCGCTGTTCCGGGAGGCCCTCGAGGATCGGCCGCCGGAGACGACCGACCTCACCGACCACGTCGTCATCTGCTCGTACACGCCGCGGTCGGACGTCCTCGCGGAGGAACTCGAGGCGGCGAACGTGCCGTACGTGTTCGTCGACGACGATCCCGAACTCGTCGTCCGTCTCAGTCGGGAGGGCACCGACGCGATCTACGGCCAACTCGACCAGGAAGGGACGCTTCGCGCGGCGAACGCCGCCGAGGCCCGCGCGCTCGTCACCGACGTCGACGACGAGACGAACGCGATGGTGATCCTCACCGCGCGAGAACTCTCGAGCGACCTCAGGATCGTCAGCGTCGCCGAAAACGAGGACGTCGCGAGCTATCACCGCTACGCCGGTGCCGACGACATCGTTCGCCCGCGACGGGTGCTCGGCCAGAGCCTCGCCCGAAAGGCGACGACGACCGTCTCGGCCGAACTCCGCGACACGATCGAGTTCAGCGAGGACCTCGCGGTGACCGAACTGCTCGTCCAGGAGCAAAGCGACCTGGTCGGCCAGACGATACCGGAGTCGGGCATTCGAGATCGGATGGGGCTCACCGTCATCGGCGCGTGGTTCAACGGCGAGTTCGTCCCCGTTCCCGGCCCCGACCACCAGGTCGACGGCAACACGATTTTGCTCGTTGCGGGCCGGCGCGACGACCTCTCGGAACTGAAAGCCCGGACCGTGTCGACCTTGCAACACCGTCGTGATCGCGTCGTCGTCGGCGGATACGGTGCCGTCGGCCGAACGGCAGTGGAGACCCTCGCGGACGACGGCGTCGAAACCTTCGTCGTCGACTACGCGGAGATGCCCGGCGTCGATATCGTCGGGGACGTCACCGACGAGGCCGATCTCGAGGCCGCCGGCGTCGACGAGTCCCGGTCGATCATTCTCACGTTGGACGACGATGCGACGACGATCTACGCGACGCTGGTCCTGAAGCAGGTGGCACCCAACGTCGAGATTATCGCGCGAGCGAACGAACCGGGGAACATACCCAAACTCTATCGGGCCGGGGCGGAGTACGTCCTCTCGCTGTCGACGGTGACCGGTCGGATGCTCGCGTCCGTCCTGATCGAAGACGAGGAGATTTTGACGCCGGAGACGCAGTTCGAACTCGTCCGGACGACCGCACCGCAGATCGCCGGCCGGAGCCTCGGTGACGTCGACTTGCGGGCGCGGACCGGGTGTACGGTGGTCGCGGCCGAACGCGGCGACGAGCTACTGACGGACCTCGGCCCGGAATTTACCGTCCTCGAGGACGACACCCTGATCGTCGCCGGGAGCGACGAGGCGATCAATCGGTTCGTCGCGCTCGCGACCGAGTAG
- a CDS encoding TIGR03557 family F420-dependent LLM class oxidoreductase yields MTKLGYTLSSEEFGPTELVDIARRAEDEGFDFVSISDHFHPWVSAQGESPFVWSTLGGIATVTDEIEVGVGVTCPTTRIHPVNVAHAVATVDEMLGDRFTFGVGTGENLNEHVTGERWPEHDVRLEKLEEALDVMRKLWTGETTSHRGEHYTVENAQLFTAPDEQPTTIASAFGTQTARWTAEHADGLWCSGPREEPLEAYEEAGGDGPSYTQLHGCYAETEDEAIDTVYEQWPNGSIPGELGQELSTPAHFEQAARMVDREDIAESGTITDPDPQAHIDSIERALDAGYDHVYVHQIGPDQDVALEFYAEEVLPSF; encoded by the coding sequence ATGACGAAACTCGGATACACCCTCTCGAGCGAAGAGTTCGGTCCGACGGAACTCGTCGACATCGCCCGCCGCGCCGAGGACGAAGGCTTCGATTTCGTCTCCATCTCGGATCACTTCCACCCGTGGGTTTCCGCGCAAGGAGAGTCGCCGTTCGTCTGGTCAACGCTCGGTGGCATCGCGACGGTGACGGACGAGATAGAAGTCGGCGTCGGCGTCACCTGTCCGACGACGCGGATCCATCCGGTCAACGTGGCCCACGCCGTCGCCACGGTCGACGAGATGCTCGGCGACCGTTTCACCTTCGGCGTCGGCACGGGTGAGAACCTGAACGAACACGTGACGGGCGAGCGCTGGCCCGAACACGACGTCCGTCTCGAGAAACTCGAGGAGGCGCTGGACGTGATGCGGAAACTGTGGACTGGCGAGACGACGAGTCACCGCGGCGAGCACTACACGGTCGAGAACGCACAGCTGTTCACCGCACCCGACGAACAGCCGACGACGATCGCGAGCGCGTTCGGGACCCAGACCGCCCGGTGGACGGCCGAACACGCGGACGGCCTCTGGTGTTCCGGGCCGAGAGAAGAGCCGCTCGAGGCGTACGAAGAGGCCGGCGGCGACGGGCCGTCCTACACGCAATTGCACGGCTGCTACGCCGAAACCGAGGACGAAGCGATCGACACTGTCTACGAGCAGTGGCCGAACGGGTCGATCCCGGGCGAGCTGGGCCAGGAGCTGTCGACCCCGGCTCACTTCGAGCAAGCCGCCCGGATGGTCGACCGGGAAGACATCGCCGAGTCCGGGACGATCACCGATCCCGATCCACAGGCCCACATCGACAGCATCGAACGGGCGCTCGACGCCGGCTACGACCACGTCTACGTCCACCAGATCGGCCCCGATCAGGACGTGGCGCTCGAGTTCTACGCGGAAGAAGTCCTGCCTTCGTTCTGA
- a CDS encoding PAS domain-containing protein: MVEAVDNGIVVVDRNDRVVDINTTAKKMLGRERPVGKHVTDIIRSEMVLQAGDLEPVLAGAEPIGELRDEAWIRTDGVELCYDVRVSAIGPATTPSDT, from the coding sequence ATCGTCGAAGCGGTCGACAACGGAATCGTCGTCGTGGATCGAAACGATCGCGTCGTGGACATCAATACGACCGCAAAGAAGATGCTCGGAAGGGAGCGGCCGGTCGGCAAACACGTGACGGATATTATCCGGTCCGAGATGGTGCTCCAGGCCGGTGACCTCGAACCGGTCCTCGCCGGGGCGGAACCGATCGGCGAGTTACGGGACGAAGCGTGGATTCGAACCGACGGCGTCGAACTGTGTTACGACGTTCGAGTCTCGGCGATCGGACCGGCGACGACTCCGTCGGACACGTGA
- a CDS encoding sensor histidine kinase, which yields MNDAAAGDTESASVTVRVGRLEVDRSRTETTACEPGFYVENDGTGIPDDEKVSVLDEGDTTANDGTGFGLAIVRDSIRAHGWSIAVTDADDGGARFEITGIDRSALDDLEQP from the coding sequence GTGAACGACGCCGCGGCTGGTGATACCGAATCCGCGAGCGTGACCGTTCGCGTCGGTCGGCTCGAGGTGGACCGGAGCAGGACCGAAACCACCGCCTGCGAACCCGGATTCTACGTCGAAAACGACGGCACCGGCATTCCGGACGACGAAAAGGTGTCCGTCCTGGACGAGGGAGACACGACGGCAAACGACGGAACCGGGTTCGGCCTCGCGATCGTGCGGGACAGTATCAGGGCCCACGGCTGGTCGATCGCGGTGACCGACGCCGACGACGGCGGTGCGCGCTTCGAGATTACGGGAATCGACCGCTCCGCCCTCGACGACCTCGAGCAGCCCTGA
- a CDS encoding ABC transporter ATP-binding protein, whose protein sequence is MAAAVDATDLEKTYGETVALAGASLSVERGEVFALIGPNGAGKTTLVRALTGTTDPDGGTVQILGDPPTAVDRDRIGVLPQEFSPPGRLSARELLAYYAGLYDDARDSDDVLADVGLVDAGETWYEDLSGGQQRRVCVGSALVNDPDLLFLDEPTTGIDPAGRRTVWRLIEELADGGTTVVLTTHDMAEAQRLADRVGLLADGRLVAQGSPEELVRDHGGSSRLAIETAASLEAFADLGHPVERPDGGRGRSPESAVVVRDIEPAEIGAVVDYLEAHALEYTELSWSEPDLEDVYLTLADAAERQRTERLEAGDGGAGEGRLTQAGETA, encoded by the coding sequence ATGGCAGCCGCAGTCGACGCGACGGACCTCGAGAAGACGTACGGTGAGACGGTCGCGCTGGCGGGGGCCTCGCTCTCGGTCGAGCGTGGTGAGGTCTTCGCGCTGATCGGCCCGAACGGAGCCGGCAAGACGACGCTCGTGCGTGCACTGACGGGAACGACCGATCCGGACGGCGGTACCGTGCAGATCCTCGGCGACCCCCCGACGGCCGTCGATCGCGACCGGATCGGCGTTCTCCCGCAGGAGTTTTCGCCGCCGGGGAGGCTCAGCGCCCGCGAACTGCTGGCCTATTACGCGGGACTCTACGACGACGCTCGCGATTCCGACGACGTGCTCGCTGACGTCGGTCTCGTCGACGCCGGCGAGACCTGGTACGAGGACCTCTCCGGGGGCCAACAGCGCCGTGTCTGCGTCGGGTCAGCGCTGGTCAACGACCCCGATCTGCTCTTCCTCGACGAGCCGACGACCGGCATCGACCCCGCCGGCCGGCGCACGGTCTGGCGACTGATCGAGGAACTCGCCGACGGCGGGACGACCGTCGTCCTGACGACCCACGATATGGCGGAAGCGCAGCGACTGGCCGACCGCGTCGGCCTGCTCGCCGACGGACGCCTCGTCGCGCAGGGCTCGCCCGAGGAACTCGTCCGTGACCACGGCGGCTCGAGCAGACTGGCGATCGAAACGGCGGCCTCCCTCGAAGCGTTCGCCGATCTCGGACATCCGGTCGAGCGTCCGGACGGCGGCCGGGGTCGGAGCCCGGAGAGCGCGGTCGTCGTACGCGACATCGAACCCGCCGAAATTGGGGCCGTCGTCGACTACCTCGAGGCCCACGCCCTCGAATACACGGAGCTCTCGTGGTCCGAGCCCGATCTCGAGGACGTGTATCTCACACTGGCCGACGCGGCGGAACGCCAGCGAACCGAGCGGCTCGAGGCCGGGGACGGCGGAGCCGGTGAGGGAAGGCTCACGCAGGCGGGTGAGACCGCGTGA
- a CDS encoding ABC transporter permease encodes MSRMGRVRAETSAGWRSFVRRRTAVFFTFFFPVILIVIFGALVRTDPTGEGLFTEPPAFYVPGYLAVVVLFTPLSRMGSEVARHREGSRFEKLATTPLSRAEWLLAQTAVNAVIIGLASLLILGLVVVLTGAEITVSALLIPYVLVGVVCFCGVGAMLGSYTDSQDGAVAASNAIGLPLLFLSETFISLEQLPGWFGPLVNLSPLTYFARGVRAATFSGAQQAEIAGVDPVIANLVILAVVALLAFALGARSIPRTD; translated from the coding sequence GTGAGCCGAATGGGACGCGTGCGTGCGGAGACCAGTGCGGGGTGGCGGTCGTTCGTCCGCCGCCGGACCGCGGTGTTTTTCACCTTTTTCTTCCCGGTGATCCTGATCGTCATCTTCGGCGCGCTCGTTCGAACGGACCCGACTGGAGAGGGGCTATTCACCGAGCCACCGGCCTTCTACGTGCCGGGTTATCTCGCGGTGGTCGTTCTCTTCACTCCGCTGTCTCGGATGGGCAGCGAAGTCGCGCGCCACCGAGAAGGCAGCCGATTCGAGAAGCTCGCGACGACGCCACTGTCCCGCGCCGAGTGGTTGCTCGCTCAGACCGCCGTCAACGCCGTCATCATCGGGCTCGCGAGCCTGCTCATCCTCGGCCTCGTGGTCGTTCTGACGGGGGCGGAAATCACCGTCTCGGCGCTGCTGATACCGTACGTGCTGGTAGGCGTCGTCTGCTTTTGCGGCGTCGGCGCGATGCTCGGCAGCTACACCGATTCGCAGGACGGTGCGGTCGCGGCGAGCAACGCGATCGGACTCCCGCTTCTCTTTCTCTCCGAGACGTTCATCTCGCTCGAGCAACTCCCCGGCTGGTTCGGCCCGCTGGTGAACCTCTCGCCGCTCACCTATTTCGCCCGCGGCGTCCGGGCCGCGACGTTCTCCGGGGCGCAGCAGGCCGAAATTGCGGGGGTCGATCCCGTCATCGCGAACCTCGTGATCCTGGCTGTCGTGGCCCTCCTCGCCTTCGCACTGGGTGCGCGGTCGATTCCGCGCACGGACTGA